A window of Lentibacillus sp. Marseille-P4043 contains these coding sequences:
- the mobA gene encoding molybdenum cofactor guanylyltransferase, whose translation MKSCGVILSGGKSTRMGKNKSLLPLQNKPVIEHVAEELMKCSDEVVVVTNEPSAYKFLHVPLIEDRYVNKGPLAGLDTALYHQEADIFLIAACDMPFINQYVYAYLIDQLNQYDAVVPIFENQMHPLAGIYRKSVLPTIQHQLMNDNRKVRGILDHIQVNYVHHFATISAEILTKHFFNMNYPMQYDQAKKV comes from the coding sequence GTGAAAAGCTGTGGTGTGATTCTATCAGGTGGAAAATCAACAAGAATGGGAAAAAATAAATCATTGTTACCACTTCAAAACAAACCCGTAATTGAACATGTTGCCGAAGAATTAATGAAGTGTAGTGATGAGGTCGTTGTTGTAACAAATGAACCATCCGCATATAAATTTCTTCATGTACCATTGATTGAAGACAGGTATGTAAACAAAGGACCATTAGCAGGACTCGATACAGCTTTATACCACCAGGAAGCGGATATTTTCTTAATTGCTGCCTGTGATATGCCATTTATAAATCAGTATGTATATGCATATTTAATTGACCAATTAAATCAATACGATGCTGTTGTTCCTATTTTTGAGAACCAAATGCATCCGCTCGCAGGTATTTATCGAAAATCAGTATTGCCTACAATTCAGCATCAGTTAATGAATGATAACCGGAAAGTACGTGGTATTCTTGATCATATTCAAGTAAATTATGTTCATCATTTTGCAACGATTTCAGCAGAAATACTGACAAAACATTTTTTTAACATGAATTATCCCATGCAATATGATCAAGCTAAGAAAGTATAA
- a CDS encoding YozE family protein, translated as MRSFYHYIMTFRGVKQPEAKSRLADWIFYDHDFPKHSTNYAEISNYLEWNSPFTNALQVFDEVWDLYKTHED; from the coding sequence ATGCGTTCATTTTACCATTATATAATGACTTTTCGTGGTGTAAAACAACCCGAAGCTAAAAGTCGTCTTGCGGATTGGATTTTTTACGATCATGATTTCCCAAAACATTCAACAAATTACGCTGAAATAAGTAACTACCTAGAATGGAATAGTCCATTTACAAATGCATTACAAGTATTTGATGAGGTATGGGATTTATATAAAACACACGAAGATTAA
- the tatC gene encoding twin-arginine translocase subunit TatC produces the protein MSEDQQSVTTNEKEMNVTGHLSELRNRLIVTAVFFVLFFTLGFIYVKEIYGFFVNDLDFSLNVISPGEIIWIYFTMAGLVAVIGTIPILFLQIWLFIKPGLTRSEQKASLAYIPAVFLLFIGGLVFGYVIFIKLILPFLLSLNNGMFNELFTVDKYFKFLLRVTIPFAVLFEIPIISMFLTSLGILTPDFMRKTRKYAYFVLIIIGAIVTPPDFVLQIIVAVPLIILYEISIYLSGIVYRKKLKKHQEFMEQENYD, from the coding sequence ATGTCTGAAGATCAACAATCTGTTACCACAAATGAAAAAGAAATGAATGTAACTGGACATTTATCAGAATTAAGAAATAGGCTGATCGTTACTGCTGTATTTTTCGTTTTGTTCTTTACTTTGGGATTTATTTATGTAAAGGAAATTTATGGGTTTTTCGTTAATGATTTGGATTTTTCACTAAATGTTATAAGTCCTGGTGAAATCATCTGGATTTATTTCACCATGGCAGGCTTAGTTGCCGTGATTGGCACTATTCCGATTTTGTTTCTACAAATTTGGCTCTTTATAAAACCCGGACTTACGCGTTCCGAACAAAAAGCCTCGTTGGCCTATATTCCAGCCGTATTTTTACTATTTATCGGGGGATTAGTGTTTGGCTACGTTATTTTTATCAAACTAATTTTACCATTTTTACTTTCATTGAATAATGGCATGTTTAATGAATTGTTTACCGTAGATAAATATTTTAAATTTTTACTTCGTGTAACAATCCCGTTCGCAGTATTGTTTGAAATTCCAATTATTTCCATGTTTTTAACTAGTCTCGGAATTTTGACCCCTGATTTTATGCGGAAAACAAGAAAGTATGCCTATTTTGTGTTAATTATTATTGGGGCCATTGTTACACCACCAGATTTTGTCTTACAAATTATTGTGGCAGTCCCATTAATTATTTTATATGAAATAAGCATTTACCTTTCCGGTATCGTCTATCGAAAAAAACTAAAAAAACATCAGGAATTTATGGAGCAGGAGAACTATGATTAG
- a CDS encoding dihydrofolate reductase, with translation MISLLVAMSHNQVIGSDKDLPWHLPNDLKFFKELTTDHTIIMGRKTFESIGKALPKRKNIVITKQDPSKFPEGVHVIHDLDTVAKWKEETPDEEIFIIGGGTIFEELIDIADRMYITFIDHSFEGDTHFPIFTMEDWSLTSKAQGEKNEKNPYDYYFLQYDRR, from the coding sequence TTGATCTCATTACTCGTCGCAATGAGCCATAATCAAGTGATTGGTTCTGACAAAGACTTGCCATGGCATCTACCAAACGATTTAAAGTTTTTTAAAGAACTTACAACAGATCATACGATTATTATGGGAAGAAAAACATTCGAATCGATTGGTAAGGCACTGCCTAAACGGAAAAACATTGTGATTACCAAGCAGGATCCCAGTAAATTTCCAGAAGGTGTTCACGTCATTCATGATTTGGATACTGTAGCTAAATGGAAGGAAGAAACTCCAGATGAAGAAATTTTCATCATAGGTGGAGGGACCATTTTCGAGGAATTAATCGATATTGCTGATCGCATGTATATTACATTTATTGATCATTCCTTTGAAGGAGATACCCATTTTCCAATTTTCACAATGGAGGATTGGTCATTGACCTCAAAAGCACAAGGAGAAAAGAACGAAAAGAATCCTTATGATTATTACTTTTTACAATATGATCGAAGGTAA
- a CDS encoding thymidylate synthase — MLKDEQAYLNLCKHVLQNGTNKDDRTNTGTYSVFGHQMRFNLKNGFPLLTTKKVPFRLVASELLWFIKGDTNIRYLVKNNNNIWNEWAFKKWVESSDYTGPDMTDFGNRSLQDPEFNKLYQEQMAIFKDNIIHDDTFAKKYGDLGSVYGKQWRAWKTSKNETIDQLKQVITSIQTNPDSRRHLVTAWNPEDVPGNMALPPCHTLFQFYVADGKLSCQLYQRSADIFLGVPFNIASYALLTHLIAHECNLEVGEFIHTLGDAHIYSNHVKQVNIQLEREARNLPTIKLNTEKASIFDFELTDFELVDYDPHPAIKAPIAV; from the coding sequence ATGCTGAAAGATGAACAAGCATACTTAAATTTATGTAAACATGTACTGCAAAATGGAACAAATAAAGATGATCGTACCAATACGGGAACCTACTCTGTATTTGGTCATCAAATGCGTTTTAATTTAAAAAATGGGTTTCCGCTTTTGACGACAAAAAAAGTTCCCTTTCGCCTTGTAGCAAGTGAATTGCTTTGGTTTATTAAAGGGGACACAAATATTCGCTATTTAGTTAAGAATAATAACAACATCTGGAATGAATGGGCATTTAAAAAATGGGTGGAAAGCTCTGATTATACAGGTCCAGATATGACAGACTTTGGTAATCGCAGTCTGCAGGACCCAGAATTTAATAAGCTTTACCAAGAGCAGATGGCTATCTTTAAGGATAATATTATTCATGATGACACATTTGCAAAAAAATACGGTGACCTTGGTTCTGTTTATGGTAAGCAATGGCGTGCATGGAAAACATCAAAAAATGAAACGATCGATCAATTAAAGCAAGTGATTACATCGATTCAAACAAACCCGGATTCACGCCGTCATCTCGTAACGGCTTGGAATCCTGAAGACGTTCCAGGAAACATGGCATTACCACCATGCCATACATTGTTTCAATTTTACGTAGCTGATGGAAAACTTTCTTGTCAGTTGTATCAGCGAAGTGCGGATATCTTTTTAGGAGTACCATTTAATATCGCAAGCTATGCACTATTAACACACTTGATCGCCCACGAATGTAATTTAGAAGTTGGCGAATTCATTCATACGCTCGGTGATGCACACATTTATTCCAATCATGTAAAGCAAGTAAACATACAATTGGAAAGAGAAGCAAGGAACCTGCCAACAATCAAACTAAATACAGAGAAAGCGTCTATTTTTGATTTTGAACTAACGGACTTTGAATTAGTGGACTATGATCCACATCCGGCCATTAAAGCCCCCATAGCTGTTTAA
- a CDS encoding YqfQ family protein, translating into MVFPTQRPPNLPPNQMRPNPLQRNPVHPMFSNRAITGQQPQSRGNPMQNIIGRIFQPQTLQQGSLPTRAAGGLSSTLNNVQQVLKIAQSAAPMVQQYGPMVKNIPVMFKMMKAFKDIDNEPDGDGDADGETTSPSTEQHHTTTQGESSNSTEQIKTETNQNNGESKPKLFI; encoded by the coding sequence ATGGTATTCCCAACCCAACGTCCACCAAATTTACCACCTAATCAAATGAGACCAAATCCTTTACAACGCAACCCGGTCCATCCAATGTTTTCAAATAGAGCGATAACTGGTCAGCAACCACAGTCCCGTGGTAACCCGATGCAGAATATAATTGGCCGGATATTCCAGCCTCAGACGTTACAGCAAGGATCATTGCCAACACGTGCAGCAGGGGGGCTCTCAAGTACGTTAAATAATGTACAGCAAGTTTTAAAAATAGCTCAGTCTGCAGCCCCAATGGTGCAACAATACGGACCAATGGTAAAAAACATTCCAGTTATGTTTAAAATGATGAAGGCATTTAAAGATATTGATAATGAACCAGATGGAGATGGAGATGCAGATGGAGAGACAACTTCACCATCAACGGAACAACATCATACAACAACACAAGGCGAATCCAGTAATTCTACGGAGCAAATAAAAACGGAGACCAACCAAAATAACGGAGAATCGAAACCGAAATTATTTATTTGA
- a CDS encoding twin-arginine translocase TatA/TatE family subunit has product MLSNIGFPGLILILIIALVIFGPKKLPEIGKAAGHSLREFKNSARELTSDVTDEVKETKEIINGKENQ; this is encoded by the coding sequence ATGTTATCAAATATAGGATTCCCAGGATTGATTTTAATTTTAATTATTGCTTTAGTCATCTTCGGGCCGAAAAAACTTCCGGAAATCGGGAAAGCTGCAGGTCATTCATTACGTGAATTTAAAAACTCTGCACGAGAGCTTACAAGTGACGTTACCGATGAAGTGAAAGAAACAAAAGAAATTATTAATGGGAAAGAAAACCAATAA
- a CDS encoding C40 family peptidase, whose translation MNGTVEHVMKQSVLYSFMLSQPLATYVDAYPMLQNDLLIEAELAEYGEHSETVRVLQQKLNKLAYYDDHIDGDFGILTEHALKKFQTDHNITVTGQGDIKTIYALIEAEKEKYMEQIKDLSETIYPGLHSNDVKLVQQALHYFGYYEGEVDGIFGPRTMQALKIAEDEHNIELTNGITQQKLTVLYEKADDKQEKTPEIKTATKDNEQKVKQVDVKGTNNAQIAQVATQYIGTPYVWGGETPGGFDCSGFIQYVFQTQGITTPRTVGDMWNFSQPVGSPSIGDLVFFETYKPGPSHMGIYLGNGEFIHAGESRGVEISEMNNSYWESKYIGAKRIN comes from the coding sequence GTGAATGGAACTGTTGAACATGTTATGAAACAATCTGTTCTTTATAGCTTCATGTTAAGCCAACCGCTTGCTACCTATGTTGATGCATATCCAATGCTTCAAAATGATTTATTAATCGAAGCGGAACTTGCAGAATATGGTGAACACAGTGAAACAGTTCGCGTATTACAACAAAAATTGAATAAGCTAGCTTATTATGATGATCATATTGATGGTGACTTTGGTATTTTGACAGAACATGCACTAAAAAAGTTTCAAACAGATCATAACATTACAGTAACTGGGCAAGGTGATATCAAGACAATATATGCATTGATTGAAGCCGAAAAGGAGAAGTATATGGAGCAAATAAAAGATTTGTCCGAAACGATTTATCCTGGTTTGCATAGCAATGATGTAAAACTTGTACAGCAAGCCTTACATTATTTTGGCTATTATGAGGGAGAAGTGGATGGGATTTTCGGACCACGTACAATGCAAGCCTTAAAAATTGCCGAGGATGAACACAATATCGAACTCACAAATGGAATAACGCAACAAAAACTGACAGTACTGTACGAAAAGGCCGACGATAAACAGGAAAAGACGCCAGAAATAAAGACGGCTACCAAAGACAACGAACAAAAGGTGAAGCAGGTAGACGTTAAAGGAACAAATAATGCTCAAATAGCCCAAGTCGCCACCCAATACATTGGTACCCCTTACGTATGGGGTGGTGAAACGCCGGGTGGTTTTGATTGTAGTGGATTTATTCAATATGTTTTCCAAACCCAAGGTATCACAACACCAAGAACAGTTGGTGATATGTGGAATTTTTCCCAGCCTGTGGGTAGTCCATCAATTGGGGATCTTGTCTTCTTTGAAACCTACAAACCCGGGCCATCACATATGGGAATTTATCTAGGTAACGGGGAGTTCATTCATGCTGGGGAATCTCGGGGTGTAGAAATAAGTGAAATGA
- a CDS encoding twin-arginine translocase TatA/TatE family subunit gives MFSNIGIPGLILILIVALVIFGPSKLPEIGKAFGSSLKEFKNATKDIVSDDDKDKNK, from the coding sequence ATGTTTAGCAATATCGGTATACCAGGATTAATTTTAATATTGATCGTCGCGTTAGTCATTTTTGGTCCATCAAAGCTACCGGAAATCGGAAAAGCTTTTGGGAGTTCGTTGAAGGAGTTTAAAAATGCTACAAAAGATATTGTCTCTGATGATGATAAAGATAAAAACAAATAA